A stretch of Methanobrevibacter sp. YE315 DNA encodes these proteins:
- a CDS encoding GNAT family N-acetyltransferase gives MKLRLEREEDYLEVEKLVRNSFWNIYRPGAYEHYIVHNLRNDDRFIGYLAYVIEKDDMIIGHINYSLGKISYEDGFEDAAILGPIAIDENHQNQGFGSQLIEYTLGLAEEKGIPFVFVVGDENYYSRFGFESASKYNYYLENTDSNEENPFFMIRIFDESKISNDLGIFRNPDVFNVDESEVDEFDKQFEYKEKLVQEGQLGV, from the coding sequence TTGAAATTAAGGCTTGAAAGAGAAGAGGATTATCTTGAAGTGGAAAAGCTTGTCAGAAATTCGTTCTGGAATATATATCGCCCTGGAGCATATGAACATTACATCGTGCACAATTTAAGAAATGATGATAGATTTATCGGTTATTTGGCTTATGTCATTGAAAAGGATGATATGATAATAGGCCACATCAACTATTCGCTTGGAAAAATCAGCTATGAGGACGGATTTGAGGATGCGGCCATTTTAGGTCCGATAGCCATTGATGAAAACCATCAAAATCAGGGATTCGGATCTCAGCTTATAGAATATACTTTAGGATTGGCTGAAGAGAAGGGCATTCCATTTGTCTTTGTTGTTGGCGATGAAAATTACTATTCAAGATTTGGATTTGAAAGCGCATCAAAATATAATTATTATCTGGAAAATACTGATTCAAATGAGGAAAATCCCTTTTTCATGATTAGAATTTTCGATGAAAGTAAAATCAGCAATGATTTGGGAATATTCCGCAATCCCGATGTATTCAATGTAGATGAAAGTGAAGTCGATGAATTTGACAAGCAGTTTGAATATAAGGAAAAACTAGTGCAGGAAGGTCAATTAGGTGTTTAA
- a CDS encoding TetR/AcrR family transcriptional regulator translates to MTKDKILEISINLFSQFGYDGVSIRQIAGEVGIRESSIYNHYPNKQSILNAILDYYIEEMVRDEIPIEQAAINMDRGFDYFYKAGCDAFLSKLHEDKMMKITRLFFIESYHNDEVKNFLKNAIIEAPVYGWIDLFNMMKSKDLIRQDCDVKQLSESFFYYGMFLLYEHFIINYPEDDEKFLKEFLQKTQKHARIIFDSVKVEGGY, encoded by the coding sequence ATGACAAAAGATAAGATTCTTGAGATTTCAATAAATCTGTTCTCGCAATTCGGATATGATGGGGTTTCAATAAGGCAAATCGCCGGTGAAGTCGGAATCCGCGAAAGCTCAATATACAATCATTATCCAAACAAGCAATCAATACTAAATGCCATCTTGGACTATTACATTGAAGAGATGGTTCGAGATGAAATACCAATCGAACAGGCTGCAATAAATATGGATAGAGGATTTGACTATTTCTACAAGGCAGGCTGTGACGCATTCCTCTCAAAGCTGCATGAAGACAAGATGATGAAAATAACAAGGCTGTTTTTTATTGAATCCTATCACAACGACGAAGTGAAAAACTTTCTGAAAAACGCCATCATCGAGGCGCCGGTCTATGGCTGGATTGACCTGTTTAACATGATGAAATCAAAAGACTTGATAAGACAGGACTGCGATGTAAAGCAGCTTTCCGAATCATTCTTCTATTATGGAATGTTTCTGCTCTATGAGCATTTCATCATCAACTATCCCGAAGATGACGAAAAGTTCCTCAAGGAGTTTTTGCAAAAGACACAGAAGCATGCAAGAATAATTTTCGATTCAGTAAAAGTGGAAGGTGGGTATTAG
- the ung gene encoding uracil-DNA glycosylase, translating into MDKEFLFSIILPIYNTEEYIGESIDSVISQTLDFEENVQLILVDDGSTDGSLKIALEYQERFPDNIVVISKENQGVGAARNTGLEYVKGKYVNFLDPDDYFSGDVLKSVKEFFDENGDLIDLVSIKVMQFERVNGDHVLNFKFKEDRVIDLTLEPDNPQLAVNSSFIKHEAFKDLRFRTDLVSSEDTNLTCKLLLDKKAFGVLKSPIYYYRKRTDKSSLIDTSLSKKGFFTDRMKNHFMDVIDYCIDKEGEVPLFIQYTLAYNIQWTVRSKIPEFFTTEETEEFMCWFNRVISYLSVESLSSRKLIKKDSLRNYLISKFNGDIHEVVDLKRNNVLMKSKDTILDRLDYHNLYVVSIDLTDDLITFTASFNSMFNSKNLVFEAIVEYDGGNVEHFIAKPSKTYFRDNVSYFSQTVQYINCIDIEIPSDECIDNIKIAVNYYAENHVITRHPPVVLKQSDNQFELVDNLIIPKDNIVWKHKVVPMIGNDWDLALEEEFQKDYFKGIMDFINGEYDSKTIYPPYEDIFNAFKLTPLKNVKVVILGQDPYHEEGQAHGLAFSTPEGRPIPKSLNNIFKEINDEYGYPIPESGCLEKWAKNGVFLLNTVLTVEDGNANSHSKCGWQTFTDEVIRILNSQNQPIVFLLWGKQAEKKKKLITNENHLVLITSHPSPFSAWRGFLGSNHFIMANEFLKENNVEEIDWRL; encoded by the coding sequence ATGGATAAGGAGTTTTTATTTTCGATTATACTGCCGATATATAATACTGAAGAATATATTGGGGAAAGCATAGATTCAGTCATTTCACAGACTCTGGACTTTGAAGAAAATGTTCAGCTGATTTTGGTTGATGATGGAAGCACAGACGGCTCCTTAAAGATAGCTCTTGAATACCAGGAAAGATTTCCAGATAACATAGTCGTCATATCGAAGGAAAATCAGGGTGTAGGTGCCGCCAGAAATACCGGTCTTGAATATGTTAAGGGCAAATATGTTAATTTCCTAGATCCGGATGATTACTTTTCAGGTGATGTTTTAAAAAGCGTCAAGGAATTTTTTGATGAAAACGGTGATTTGATTGATTTGGTTTCAATAAAGGTCATGCAGTTTGAAAGGGTCAATGGTGATCATGTCTTGAATTTCAAATTCAAGGAGGATAGGGTCATTGATTTAACTCTTGAGCCGGACAATCCCCAATTGGCCGTCAATTCATCATTCATTAAACATGAGGCATTTAAGGATTTGAGATTCAGAACGGACTTGGTAAGCTCAGAGGATACCAATCTGACCTGCAAACTCTTGCTTGACAAAAAGGCATTTGGAGTATTGAAATCACCTATCTATTATTATAGAAAAAGAACTGATAAATCTTCATTGATTGACACTTCACTTTCCAAAAAGGGATTTTTCACAGACAGGATGAAAAACCATTTTATGGATGTGATTGACTATTGTATTGATAAGGAGGGTGAAGTGCCTTTGTTTATCCAGTATACACTGGCTTACAATATTCAATGGACTGTTAGATCTAAAATACCTGAATTTTTCACAACAGAAGAAACTGAAGAGTTCATGTGCTGGTTTAATCGGGTAATCAGTTATTTGTCAGTTGAATCATTATCCAGCAGGAAGCTTATTAAAAAGGATTCTTTGAGAAATTATTTAATTTCAAAATTTAATGGTGACATTCATGAGGTTGTTGATTTGAAAAGAAACAATGTCTTAATGAAAAGTAAGGACACTATTCTGGACAGATTAGATTATCATAATTTGTATGTTGTCTCAATCGATTTAACGGATGATCTTATCACCTTCACAGCTTCATTCAATTCTATGTTTAATTCAAAAAATCTGGTTTTCGAAGCTATTGTTGAATATGATGGGGGAAACGTTGAACACTTTATAGCCAAACCCTCAAAAACTTATTTTAGGGATAATGTTTCCTATTTTTCACAGACTGTTCAATATATTAACTGTATTGATATTGAAATCCCATCCGATGAATGCATTGACAATATTAAAATCGCAGTTAATTATTATGCTGAAAATCATGTCATAACACGGCATCCGCCTGTTGTGCTTAAACAGAGTGATAATCAATTTGAGCTCGTAGATAATTTAATCATTCCAAAAGATAATATAGTTTGGAAACATAAAGTAGTTCCTATGATAGGCAATGATTGGGATTTGGCTTTGGAGGAGGAATTTCAAAAGGATTACTTTAAAGGAATAATGGATTTCATCAATGGAGAATATGACAGCAAAACAATTTATCCTCCATATGAGGATATCTTCAATGCATTTAAGCTGACACCATTAAAAAATGTTAAGGTAGTCATATTAGGCCAGGATCCGTATCATGAGGAGGGCCAGGCACATGGACTTGCGTTTTCAACACCTGAAGGTAGGCCAATTCCAAAATCTCTTAATAATATTTTCAAAGAGATAAATGATGAATATGGTTATCCGATTCCGGAATCAGGCTGCTTAGAAAAATGGGCAAAGAATGGTGTATTTCTGTTGAATACAGTTTTGACAGTTGAAGATGGCAATGCCAATTCCCACAGCAAATGCGGATGGCAGACATTTACTGATGAGGTAATAAGGATACTTAATAGCCAAAATCAGCCTATAGTATTTTTGCTTTGGGGAAAACAAGCTGAAAAGAAAAAGAAACTTATTACAAATGAAAATCACCTGGTTCTGATTACTTCCCACCCTTCACCGTTTTCAGCATGGCGAGGATTTTTGGGTTCAAATCATTTTATAATGGCCAATGAATTTTTAAAGGAAAACAATGTGGAAGAAATAGATTGGAGATTGTAG
- a CDS encoding acyltransferase — MNKSKRIFYYDALRAMAIIGIVFCHASISFVSQCINRPDFYIAAFFDCFRDFSIPIFVMLSGALLINRRDSLIDFFKKRLSRIFIPFIFWVVMSVLYSFYYIDHGFSLSRAIDIFFGTANTMGVAYWFVWMIIIVYFLIFIINKTIEWGNGKVEGFDWKFILILTALSVAFIALCDFDFINPFTSRITYFLSFITYIIIGYFVANNDYIGSSISTKLMVGTTFLLSVGLYSYYIFGFVVPRSILANRFVYMSYFNLLILAMSVSIFLLFKYLFKLKLFQNFENSRLGSSITWISKYSFGIYLCHYIILHRLKVILVSFYANQNPLIWIPILVIITLVISLAVLYVLNRIPFLNKFTGKS; from the coding sequence ATGAACAAGAGCAAACGAATATTTTATTATGATGCGTTAAGGGCAATGGCAATCATAGGAATAGTTTTCTGTCACGCTTCTATTTCATTTGTCTCACAATGCATTAACAGACCTGACTTTTATATAGCTGCATTCTTTGACTGCTTTAGGGATTTTTCAATACCGATTTTTGTAATGCTGAGCGGAGCGCTCCTGATTAACAGAAGAGATTCTCTGATTGATTTCTTCAAAAAAAGATTGTCAAGGATTTTCATTCCATTCATATTCTGGGTTGTAATGTCTGTTCTCTATTCATTTTACTATATAGACCACGGCTTCAGCTTAAGCAGGGCTATCGATATATTTTTTGGAACTGCCAACACCATGGGTGTTGCATATTGGTTTGTCTGGATGATTATTATAGTGTATTTTCTGATATTCATCATCAATAAGACCATTGAATGGGGAAACGGAAAAGTCGAAGGGTTCGATTGGAAATTCATTTTGATTCTAACAGCATTGTCTGTAGCTTTCATCGCATTGTGCGATTTTGATTTCATAAATCCTTTCACTTCCAGAATAACTTATTTCTTGTCGTTCATAACATATATTATCATAGGATACTTTGTAGCCAACAATGACTATATAGGAAGCAGTATTTCAACAAAACTGATGGTCGGCACTACATTTTTACTGTCAGTTGGATTGTACTCATACTACATATTCGGCTTTGTTGTTCCAAGGTCTATTCTGGCAAACCGTTTCGTATATATGAGCTATTTCAATCTTTTGATACTTGCGATGTCAGTCAGCATATTCCTGCTGTTCAAGTATCTTTTCAAGCTGAAACTTTTCCAGAACTTCGAAAACAGTAGGTTAGGTTCTTCAATCACATGGATAAGCAAATACAGCTTTGGGATTTACCTTTGTCATTATATAATCTTGCATAGGTTAAAAGTGATTTTAGTAAGCTTTTATGCAAATCAGAATCCTTTAATATGGATACCAATTTTAGTAATCATAACATTGGTTATTTCTTTAGCTGTTCTGTACGTTTTAAACAGGATTCCATTCTTAAACAAGTTCACGGGAAAATCTTAA
- a CDS encoding pyridoxamine 5'-phosphate oxidase family protein, which produces MFRQMRRQKQELSKEECIQILKEEPRGVLALLGDDDYPYALPMSHVYVDGKIYFHGAKEGHKSDAVKSHSKVSYCVMDKGVKKKGSWWYTFKSVIVFGKIKTLSDKEDKIDKLTHLGDKFFPTHEETVAEINRLLERTEVFEITIEHMSGKLVREK; this is translated from the coding sequence ATGTTCAGACAGATGAGAAGGCAAAAGCAGGAACTTTCAAAAGAGGAATGCATTCAAATATTGAAAGAGGAGCCTCGTGGAGTTCTGGCTTTGTTGGGTGATGATGATTATCCTTATGCTCTTCCGATGAGCCATGTCTATGTTGATGGCAAAATATATTTTCATGGAGCCAAAGAAGGCCACAAAAGTGATGCGGTAAAATCCCATTCCAAGGTTTCCTACTGCGTAATGGATAAGGGAGTAAAGAAGAAGGGCAGCTGGTGGTACACCTTCAAAAGCGTTATCGTGTTTGGAAAAATCAAAACATTATCAGATAAAGAAGATAAAATTGATAAACTAACTCATCTGGGGGATAAATTCTTCCCGACACATGAAGAGACAGTTGCTGAAATCAATAGGCTTTTGGAGAGAACTGAAGTCTTTGAAATTACAATTGAGCATATGAGCGGCAAACTCGTTAGGGAAAAATAA
- a CDS encoding GNAT family N-acetyltransferase, with amino-acid sequence MTELTFKDAEREDTPLILEFIKKLAEYENRLDEVTATQEELEKWIFDKRQAEVIFALEDGKVIGFALFFLSFSTYISNVNLHLEDLFIDPEYRGKGYGKALLKKLAKIVVDRGYGRFEWTCLSWNQPSIDFYLSLGAQQKDWNVFHLTGEELLKLAND; translated from the coding sequence ATGACAGAGTTGACATTTAAAGATGCCGAAAGGGAAGATACACCATTGATTTTGGAATTCATCAAGAAATTAGCTGAATATGAAAACAGATTGGATGAAGTGACAGCTACACAAGAGGAACTGGAAAAATGGATCTTCGACAAAAGACAGGCAGAGGTAATATTTGCCCTTGAAGACGGCAAAGTCATTGGCTTTGCATTGTTTTTCTTAAGCTTTTCAACATACATATCAAATGTCAACCTGCACCTTGAAGACCTTTTCATAGATCCTGAATATCGTGGAAAAGGATACGGCAAGGCATTGCTTAAAAAATTGGCAAAAATAGTTGTGGACAGGGGATATGGAAGGTTTGAATGGACATGCCTATCCTGGAATCAGCCGAGCATTGATTTCTACCTGTCCTTAGGCGCCCAACAAAAGGATTGGAACGTATTCCACCTGACGGGTGAAGAACTCCTTAAACTAGCTAATGATTAA
- a CDS encoding alpha/beta hydrolase, with the protein MKRKIIIAIIAIFIIILAAGAIYFADYSHAEKTATDCLKDNGNVTVVKTSNALLFDGPGNDTALIFYPGAKIESTAYAPLLMNLSKQGIDSYLVEMPLNFAFFGANSADDIISNSSYSHYFMAGHSLGGVVASSYVNSTNNTDGLILLSAYPTSEISKPVLSIYGSQDKVMDIETYENSTKMFKANFTEDVIEGANHAQFAYYGNQSGDGIANITAEDQQNQTINDILRFINGIINH; encoded by the coding sequence ATGAAAAGAAAAATCATAATCGCAATAATCGCTATTTTTATCATTATTCTAGCGGCAGGAGCAATCTACTTTGCAGATTACAGTCATGCTGAAAAAACAGCTACCGATTGCTTAAAGGACAACGGCAATGTTACTGTAGTTAAGACTTCCAACGCGCTGTTGTTCGACGGGCCGGGAAATGACACCGCATTAATATTCTATCCTGGTGCAAAAATAGAATCCACTGCATACGCTCCACTGTTAATGAATCTCTCAAAACAGGGAATTGATTCATATCTGGTTGAAATGCCACTGAATTTCGCATTTTTTGGAGCCAATAGCGCCGATGACATAATAAGCAATTCCAGCTACAGCCATTATTTCATGGCAGGCCATTCCTTAGGAGGTGTGGTGGCATCATCATATGTAAATAGCACCAACAATACTGATGGATTGATATTGCTTTCGGCGTATCCGACCAGTGAGATTTCAAAACCAGTCTTGTCAATTTACGGATCACAGGACAAAGTAATGGATATTGAAACATATGAAAATTCCACTAAAATGTTTAAGGCAAACTTCACTGAGGATGTAATAGAAGGGGCAAATCATGCCCAGTTTGCATATTACGGAAATCAGTCAGGTGATGGAATAGCAAATATTACCGCCGAAGACCAGCAGAATCAAACAATAAATGATATTTTAAGATTCATTAATGGCATAATTAATCATTAG